Genomic window (Nymphaea colorata isolate Beijing-Zhang1983 chromosome 1, ASM883128v2, whole genome shotgun sequence):
tactttataatgatgaaaaaaaaaaattcttgttgAAAGAACTCTTTAATATTTAGAAGCCCGCATCTAATCAAAGTAACCATGGTGCTCCCCATTATGCTTTCTGAAGGGATTGAAGAGATTGCTGTTTAAacattttacatattcaaaaGTCTAGCATACCCTTGGTTAAGACGATTTATAAGCTGTAAAGAATTTAAGATGAAGAAACATCAACTTTGCCTTGTTCATGGTGTGTACATAGATAGACATGTTCACCGTAGTGGCCgagctaggattttttggttGAGGGGAATTCAAGCCATCACTTAAGTCTGCTATGGGCACCTcatataaattttgaatgttCATAGTATAATTTCACGTccttttaaagattttttttttatggccgATGTCTGCCACTACCCACCACCAACCCCCATGTATATGTGCCAATGGTTCACTGTTCACTAACATTCAAACATGAAATTCCCAAGATTATTTTGAAATGTCTAATGACAAACTAACATATCATTTCTAcaaggaaatatatatatatatatatatatatatatataatgccacCATATTCTAAACCCACCATCATCGTTTGGACGAAATTTTTACTCACAAATGAGAAATAAGTAGAGATATAGGAGTATTCTTTGGTATTGCCACTACTTCAGCCTAAAAGGACAACACACAAGTTGGAGCAATCTGAAATGAAATTAGTTTTCTATGTCAATTAAGCATAGATCATTAGGTAGGggagaggaaaagaagggaacAAGATAGATATTCTATGAAAGGTTGTTGAAAGGAAAATTCCATTTTCGTTGAGGACATCTCAACCActcattattttttctaatttaatgGTTAATGACATGTTTAGGTTTCAAAACGGTAATTTTGTTTTCTGGTGTTTTAGTCTTGGCAATTTGGAAAAACATAtcgaaaaactaaaataaagtattcagattttgaattttctcaCGTTTGGatatcttttttattaaattagtTAGTTTGTTTAATGGTACTTGGATAAATTCTTGTaggtttcttttcaaaaattacgCTAATGATTTGGCGGCGCAAGGTATCGCATGCTCACATACTTATTCATTGACGTATTATAACAGGCAGTTGACATGCATCATGCCTTAATAAAAATAGCAATTAAGAGTCTTGAACTCCAAAGGTTAGAGGTATGAGTTTTCGACAGTTGGGAAACTCAAGAGGCGGGGAAGAGACAGAAGTTGTCCGGCGACATTGCGCCAGGTGATCGCGATTATCTCGTTTCTGCATTTTGTAGCAAGGCTTCATTTGTGGCAATATCCAGGTTGAGGAATTCGTAAAGTTCGCCGCCATTCGACAGCTCTTGTAAGTTCGAACCATGAGTGGTGAAGTTCTACAGGAGAATGTTGGTACCTCCAGATCAACTTGGTGGACTCGACGAATTGCCTGGATAAGAACCAACCTTTCAGTTACACGTCTTAAAAGTCCGTCTCACTGTGGAACAAGAGGCTGCGCGATTGTTTCGATGGCGGCCGGCTGAAAGAAGCGTGCCAGCTGTTCGACGACATGCCGGAAAGGAATAAGGCATCCTGGACAACGGTGATCTTCGGATACGGTAGAAATGGGCGTCTTTAGAATTCCATCGATTTATTCGAAGAAATGCTTCACAGGAAGCAGGTTGCGTGGAATTCGATGCTCTTGCCATATGTGAGCTCGGACCAACTTCAGCCTGCCGGTCACTTGTTCGAGAAAATGCCTCAAAGAAACTCGACCTTGTACTTGATCATGATCAATCGCTTGTCTCGAGGTGGGTCTGCGTCAGATGCACTCACATGTTCAATTCAATGCCCGCACTGTTCGGAATGTGGTCTTGTAGACTGCAATGATCGATGGACTGGCACATGATGGTGATCATCTCATTGCATTAAACCTTTTCTCGTTCTTACACTGCAGCATGTGGGACGACGGTGACGCCTAATGGCTTCACTTTCGTCGTTGTAATGAAGTCATGTGTGgagttgaaatccatttagtATAGCATGCAGATTCATGCATTGGAAGTAAATCCCAACTGTGGCGAGGGTGACAAGGAGTCTGATTATGTTTATAACTCGCTTATGAATATGTATGCTAAATGTGGAGATCTTGGTGAGACGGAGAAAATATTTCACAGGTGACCACCTGTATCTCGTCCTTGTTTATAAGCTATGCAGTGGCAGATATCGATATTTTTCAATTACTCTATTTTAACGTCGTGTCTTAGATGGTAAAATGTCTTAATTTGAAAAGGTAACACATGTTATTTTTGTAGATCAGCTTAATCTGATTGTGTCGTGGTTAATATCATAATTACAACTATTTAACAAAATGGAGattctttaaaaatatttttctttatgttttgatctcctTATAGCTgtagttttgtattttttaccGTCTCCATGCTCACCCGTAAAACGGGAGgacaaaactttttttatttctctcgaTAATTTGTCTGCCCTTCTCTTTgctgtttaaaatttaaacatctCTTGGGTCTGCCGCAATTATACAATTATGTTTAAATGGTGGCAGACGTGCCTAATTGGGACCCAAATGGCTTGGATCATCATCAAATTAGAGCCAACATAACATTTTCAAGGTATgtgattttaacattttgttttcaaaatacTGGTACTAATGTAGCGCTACATATAGCTTGAAAGTGCAAAATCATGTTTCTGTTTCTTGACAGTTTTCTGCTTAGAcaggttgaagaagaaggatTGGTGTCATTCAATTATATCATGGATGGTCGGATCTAGCATCATTCAATTGATAAAGGCCAAATTATTTGTTGACataatgaaagagaagaatgtTATTTCTTGCAATATGATCTCAGGATTGTTAGAAAATGGTCATGGTGAAGAAGCTCTATGGTTTTTTGTACATCTGCTGCAATCATGGTCAGATTTGAAGTCAAACCTATCAACATGTTCTATTGTTATAACTATTTGTTTTACTTTAGCAGCACTGGAACAGGGAAGACAAATTCATGCAAAGATTTAAGGTTGGTTATATGGTAGTAATGTTTTTGTAGGCAATTCATTAATCGGCATGTAGTCAAACTGTCGATTCATATTAGAATCAGAACAAGTTTTTAGGGAGTTCATGGTTCACAGGGACATTGTGTCATGGAATGCTGTGATCTTAGGCCTTGGACAAAATGGATGTCCAAGAAAGGCATTGGAAACTGCACACAGTTTTGGACATAGCAAACCTGAAAACACAACACATGCATTGCAATATTAACATCTTGTAGCCATGGTGGCCTTGTTGATGATGGGCTCAAGTACTTTGGTGTAATGAATTCTAGGACCACCTTAAAACCAAGCTTGGATCATTACATTTGTGTTATAGACATGCTGCGAAGAGAAGGTAGAGCAAGTGAAGCATGAATGATAAGGGAGATGCCATTTGTTGCAAATGTTGCAGTGTGGAGGAGCCTCCTTTCTTCATGTGTGGCACATGGAGATCTGCATGTCGGGAATATTGCAGCTCAACAACTTCTGTTTGAGCGTGATAGCGCTGAAATCTTTATAATGTTAACAAATATTTACGAAATGGGAGATTTGAGGAATCAAGGGACATCAGGAAGTTGGTGGGCAAAAGAGGATTGAAGAAGGAACCTGGTTGTAGCTGGATTAGAATGAGAAATCATATTCAAGCAGTGGCAGAGCTATGTTgcatattatttatatatagaaacttcattaattttcagtttttgtttggttttgttttgtttttttacatatgagtgccctttgaaatttaaactt
Coding sequences:
- the LOC116252552 gene encoding pentatricopeptide repeat-containing protein At2g35030, mitochondrial-like, producing the protein MLHRKQVAWNSMLLPYVSSDQLQPAGHLFEKMPQRNSTLYLIMINRLSRDVPNWDPNGLDHHQIRANITFSRLKKKDWCHSIISWMVGSSIIQLIKAKLFVDIMKEKNVISCNMISGLLENGHGEEALWFFVHLLQSWSDLKSNLSTCSIVITICFTLAALEQGRQIHAKI